Proteins encoded within one genomic window of Halobacteroides halobius DSM 5150:
- a CDS encoding glycoside hydrolase family 13 protein has protein sequence MNKKWWKEAVVYQIYPRSFNDSNGDGIGDLRGVIEKVDYLDKLGIDVVWLNPVYESPNDDNGYDISDYQAIMDEFGTMMDWEELLEALHDRGIKLIMDLVVNHTSDEHKWFVESRKSKDNLYRDYYIWRPGEDGAPPNNWRSHFSGSAWDYDEQTDEYYLHLFSSKQPDLNWKNPNLRQEIYKMMTWWLEKGIDGFRMDVINMISKVEGLPDGEEVGEDGYASGGEYFLNGPKVHDYLQEMNQEVLSKYDIMTVGETPGVTPKQGIKYVAKERKELDMVFQFELMDIDSGEGGKWDLADWKLTELKNIISKWQIGLENQGWNSLYLNNHDQPRPVSRFGDDDKYRVESAKMLATMNHTLQGTPYIYQGEEIGMTNVEFDSITDYEDIETLNMYQERVVEGNKDREEVMEAIYAKGRDNARTPMHWDNSENAGFTDGKPWIKLNPNYKEINVENALDNPDSIFYYYQKLIKLRKENPVFVYGNYQLLLEDDENIYAYLRNYNGQRLLVILNFFAKEVKFELSDNINFASKELLISNYEVNEEQISEIDLRPYEARVYKLS, from the coding sequence ATGAATAAAAAATGGTGGAAGGAAGCAGTAGTCTATCAAATTTATCCAAGAAGTTTTAATGATTCAAATGGAGATGGGATTGGTGATTTAAGAGGAGTTATTGAGAAAGTAGATTATTTAGATAAGTTAGGCATAGATGTAGTCTGGTTAAATCCAGTCTATGAATCACCTAATGATGATAATGGTTATGATATTAGTGATTATCAAGCAATTATGGATGAGTTTGGTACAATGATGGACTGGGAAGAGCTATTAGAAGCACTTCATGATAGAGGAATTAAATTAATTATGGATTTAGTAGTTAATCATACTTCTGATGAACATAAATGGTTTGTTGAGTCTCGCAAATCAAAAGACAATCTTTACCGAGATTATTATATTTGGCGTCCTGGAGAAGATGGTGCCCCGCCTAATAATTGGCGTTCACATTTTAGTGGCTCAGCTTGGGACTATGATGAACAGACAGATGAATATTATTTACATCTATTTAGTAGCAAACAGCCTGATCTAAACTGGAAAAATCCTAATTTAAGACAAGAAATATACAAGATGATGACTTGGTGGTTAGAAAAAGGAATTGATGGTTTTCGAATGGATGTTATTAATATGATTTCTAAAGTAGAAGGTTTACCAGATGGAGAGGAAGTAGGAGAAGATGGTTATGCTTCTGGCGGAGAATATTTCTTAAATGGGCCAAAAGTTCATGATTATTTACAGGAGATGAACCAAGAGGTTTTATCTAAATATGACATTATGACAGTAGGAGAGACTCCAGGTGTAACGCCTAAACAAGGGATTAAATATGTAGCAAAAGAGCGCAAGGAGCTTGATATGGTCTTTCAGTTTGAACTAATGGATATTGATTCTGGTGAAGGTGGCAAATGGGATCTAGCAGATTGGAAGTTAACTGAACTTAAGAATATTATAAGTAAATGGCAGATTGGATTAGAAAATCAAGGTTGGAATAGTTTGTATTTAAATAATCATGATCAACCACGACCAGTCTCTCGTTTTGGAGATGATGATAAGTATCGAGTTGAATCTGCTAAAATGTTGGCTACTATGAATCATACTTTACAAGGAACTCCTTATATTTATCAAGGGGAAGAGATTGGAATGACTAATGTAGAGTTTGATTCTATTACTGATTATGAAGATATAGAAACTTTAAATATGTACCAAGAGAGAGTAGTTGAAGGTAATAAAGACCGAGAAGAAGTAATGGAAGCAATCTATGCTAAAGGTAGAGATAATGCTAGAACGCCAATGCACTGGGATAATAGTGAAAACGCTGGATTTACTGATGGTAAGCCCTGGATTAAACTTAATCCTAATTATAAAGAGATAAATGTAGAGAATGCTTTGGATAATCCAGATTCTATCTTTTATTATTATCAAAAGTTAATTAAACTTAGAAAAGAGAACCCGGTATTTGTTTATGGTAATTATCAATTATTATTAGAAGATGATGAGAATATTTATGCTTATTTAAGAAATTATAATGGTCAACGATTGTTAGTAATCCTTAATTTCTTTGCAAAAGAAGTAAAATTTGAGTTATCAGATAATATTAATTTTGCTAGTAAGGAATTATTAATTAGTAATTATGAAGTTAATGAAGAACAAATTTCAGAAATAGACCTCAGACCTTATGAAGCTAGAGTTTATAAATTAAGTTAA
- a CDS encoding LacI family DNA-binding transcriptional regulator has translation MSKTTIYDVAEAAEVGIGTVSRVLNNSEKVSDETRNKVLKVIKELNYYPNGMARGLALQRTNAIGVMVPSFIDHFFVEVLRGVQAGLNQFDLDLVLFKVDKEEKDKHINRVLQGRKVDGVLAITLDLTKEEVNKFKELDLPLVLVDDYQQDVNSIFVDDIAGVKKAISYLIELGHQRIAFFDGPLESNHGKQRLEGVKIAFAEAGLEFDEQLLQEGDFTVESGYQSMKKILDVEERPTAIFAASDDQAVGALEAIKEEGLSVPDGFALIGYDNIELARYLDLTTVSQPMFKMGELGIETLAKLIYSKQDDLIKKKIEPKLVIRNSC, from the coding sequence ATGAGTAAAACAACGATTTATGATGTAGCAGAAGCTGCTGAAGTTGGAATAGGAACTGTATCTAGAGTCTTAAATAATAGTGAAAAAGTTAGTGATGAAACCCGAAATAAGGTATTAAAGGTAATTAAAGAATTAAATTATTATCCTAATGGAATGGCTAGAGGTTTAGCCTTACAGAGAACAAATGCTATTGGAGTTATGGTGCCTTCTTTTATTGATCATTTCTTTGTAGAAGTTTTAAGGGGTGTCCAGGCTGGATTAAATCAATTTGATTTAGATCTAGTATTATTTAAGGTTGATAAAGAAGAAAAGGATAAGCATATTAACCGGGTTTTACAAGGGAGAAAGGTAGACGGGGTATTAGCTATTACCCTTGATTTAACTAAAGAAGAAGTTAACAAGTTTAAAGAATTAGATTTACCCTTGGTCTTAGTAGATGATTATCAACAGGATGTAAACTCCATTTTTGTTGATGACATCGCTGGAGTAAAAAAAGCTATTAGCTATTTAATAGAATTAGGTCACCAAAGAATTGCCTTTTTTGATGGGCCGTTAGAAAGTAATCATGGAAAACAGAGATTAGAGGGAGTAAAAATTGCTTTTGCAGAAGCAGGTTTAGAATTTGATGAGCAGTTATTACAGGAGGGTGATTTTACTGTTGAATCAGGATATCAATCAATGAAGAAAATACTTGATGTAGAGGAGAGACCAACAGCTATTTTTGCTGCTTCTGATGATCAAGCAGTTGGTGCCCTAGAAGCAATTAAGGAGGAAGGTTTGTCTGTACCAGATGGTTTTGCTTTAATTGGCTATGATAATATTGAATTAGCTCGTTATTTAGATTTAACAACTGTTAGTCAGCCTATGTTTAAAATGGGGGAGTTAGGAATTGAGACTTTGGCCAAATTAATCTATTCTAAGCAAGATGATTTAATAAAAAAGAAGATAGAACCTAAATTAGTTATTAGAAATTCTTGTTAG
- a CDS encoding Gfo/Idh/MocA family protein gives MLKVGVVGCGSIAEYRHIPEYIANKDVEVVALCDIVEQRAEKFVNKYELTNAKVYTDYKELVKDKEIDAVSVCTPNYLHAPVSIAAAKSGKHVLCEKPLATSEEESKDMIEAAKENDVFLMVGHNQRLMPIHQKAKEIIEQGKLGQITSFKTTFGHPGPDDWSADGEDSWFFRKDEAFIGALGDLGVHKADLMRWLLDKEVTEVGAFYDTLVKDGDVDDNAVFILRMEDGVLGNLSASWTYTAEEDNSTVIYGTKGIMKLGSPESAEPVIIKYANGTEEVHRVVGMQSNDDDGQSLSSGVIDYFVDHIKRDKKPAISGEEGYKSLKVILAGLEAANEKTIIKL, from the coding sequence ATGTTGAAAGTAGGAGTTGTTGGTTGTGGTTCTATTGCAGAATATCGTCATATTCCAGAATATATAGCTAATAAGGATGTAGAGGTAGTAGCTCTGTGTGATATTGTAGAACAAAGAGCAGAAAAGTTTGTTAATAAGTATGAACTAACAAATGCTAAGGTGTATACTGATTATAAGGAATTGGTAAAGGATAAAGAAATAGATGCAGTAAGTGTTTGTACACCAAATTATTTACACGCGCCTGTTTCTATCGCTGCAGCTAAATCTGGTAAGCATGTTTTATGTGAGAAGCCTTTAGCAACTTCAGAAGAAGAATCTAAGGATATGATTGAAGCTGCTAAGGAGAATGATGTTTTCTTAATGGTTGGCCATAACCAAAGATTAATGCCTATTCACCAGAAAGCTAAAGAAATTATTGAGCAAGGAAAATTAGGTCAGATTACTTCTTTTAAGACTACTTTTGGGCATCCTGGGCCGGATGATTGGAGTGCTGATGGCGAAGATAGCTGGTTCTTTAGAAAAGATGAAGCTTTTATTGGTGCTTTAGGAGATTTAGGAGTACATAAAGCTGATTTAATGAGATGGTTATTAGATAAGGAAGTAACTGAAGTAGGTGCTTTTTATGATACATTAGTTAAAGATGGGGATGTAGATGATAATGCAGTTTTTATTTTGCGCATGGAAGATGGTGTACTAGGGAACTTATCAGCTAGTTGGACTTATACTGCTGAAGAGGATAATAGTACAGTAATTTATGGAACGAAGGGGATTATGAAGTTAGGAAGTCCAGAATCTGCTGAGCCAGTTATTATTAAATATGCTAATGGCACAGAAGAGGTACATCGTGTAGTGGGGATGCAAAGTAATGATGATGATGGCCAGAGTTTAAGTAGTGGGGTCATTGATTATTTTGTTGATCATATTAAACGTGATAAAAAGCCTGCTATTTCTGGTGAAGAAGGGTACAAATCTCTTAAAGTGATCTTGGCTGGGTTAGAAGCTGCTAATGAGAAAACAATTATTAAGCTATAG
- a CDS encoding sugar phosphate isomerase/epimerase family protein, with product MKAGVFNPVFGDSLSLAEMLDKVVELGLDAVEIGTGCSPGNFHCKPDELLNDEAKLEEFKAAFEDRDLIISGLSCHGNPLHPVPEKAEADHEVFRKTVLLAEKLEVPVVNLFSGCPGGSEDAKRPNWITYTWPNDYAEALEWQWEEKVIPYWKEQGKFAQEHGIKLAFEMHPGFVVYNPATLLKLREAVGDVIGANFDPSHLIWQGIEPVKAIHELKGAIYHFHAKDTAINPVRCPVNGVLDTTNLGEVAERSWAFRSLGYGNGIKYWKDIVSALRMTGYDYVLSIEHEDALASVDEGLTKAAQVLKESLLYEEPVNPWWTD from the coding sequence ATGAAAGCTGGTGTTTTTAATCCTGTATTTGGAGATAGTCTATCTTTAGCAGAAATGTTAGATAAAGTAGTTGAATTAGGTTTAGATGCTGTTGAAATTGGAACTGGTTGCTCACCAGGTAATTTTCATTGTAAACCAGATGAATTATTAAATGATGAAGCTAAGTTAGAAGAATTTAAAGCTGCTTTTGAGGATAGAGACTTAATTATTAGTGGTTTAAGTTGTCATGGTAATCCCTTACATCCTGTACCAGAAAAAGCAGAAGCAGATCATGAAGTATTTAGAAAGACTGTTTTATTAGCAGAAAAGTTAGAAGTACCTGTAGTTAATTTATTTTCTGGTTGTCCAGGTGGTAGTGAAGATGCAAAACGTCCTAATTGGATTACTTATACTTGGCCAAATGATTATGCAGAGGCTTTAGAATGGCAATGGGAAGAAAAAGTAATTCCTTATTGGAAAGAACAAGGTAAGTTTGCCCAAGAACATGGAATTAAGTTAGCTTTTGAAATGCATCCTGGTTTTGTTGTTTATAATCCTGCGACATTATTAAAATTAAGAGAAGCTGTGGGTGATGTAATAGGGGCCAACTTTGATCCAAGCCATTTAATCTGGCAGGGAATTGAACCTGTAAAAGCTATTCATGAGCTTAAAGGAGCAATTTATCATTTCCATGCTAAAGATACAGCTATTAATCCAGTTAGATGTCCTGTAAATGGTGTTTTAGATACAACTAATTTAGGAGAGGTGGCTGAGAGATCGTGGGCTTTTAGAAGTTTAGGTTATGGTAATGGTATTAAGTACTGGAAAGATATTGTAAGTGCTTTAAGGATGACTGGTTATGATTATGTATTAAGCATTGAACATGAAGATGCTTTAGCATCTGTAGATGAAGGATTAACTAAAGCTGCTCAAGTATTAAAGGAATCTTTACTATATGAAGAACCTGTTAATCCTTGGTGGACTGATTAA
- a CDS encoding Gfo/Idh/MocA family protein, with product MKELKVGLIGTGRISDTHLKPITALENIELVAVADIDEKLVQEAANNYDCEAYLDYKKMLDDKDLDVVHICTPHNLHAEMTIAAAKRGIHVLTEKPMALSLEDADNMIQTAESNGVKLGVIFQNRFNKASQEIKKLIDKEELGELKGARVFVNWYRPDSYYENIYWKGTWEQEGGGVVIDQAIHTLDLLQWFVGEVDFLEANIANRAHETLEVEDMAEGYIKFKNGLNASFHTTNFYTYDADVFLELHGTKGVVTMEKDKVTVKLDEKEEYIVDESDAQEEIGKSYWGISHKRQINQFYDAIINNKPLAVDGQEGKKVLKTVLAIYEAGKNNKRINF from the coding sequence ATGAAAGAACTAAAAGTAGGATTAATTGGAACGGGTCGAATATCTGATACTCATTTAAAGCCAATTACTGCTCTAGAAAATATAGAATTAGTTGCTGTAGCTGATATAGATGAAAAATTAGTACAAGAAGCTGCTAATAATTATGATTGTGAGGCTTATCTTGATTATAAAAAGATGTTAGATGATAAAGATTTAGATGTAGTCCATATTTGTACTCCTCATAATTTGCATGCTGAAATGACTATTGCTGCTGCTAAAAGAGGAATACATGTTCTAACTGAGAAGCCGATGGCTCTTAGTTTAGAAGATGCTGATAATATGATTCAGACAGCTGAAAGTAATGGAGTTAAGTTAGGAGTTATTTTCCAAAATAGATTTAATAAGGCTTCCCAGGAGATAAAAAAGCTAATTGATAAAGAAGAATTAGGAGAATTAAAAGGTGCACGAGTCTTTGTTAATTGGTACCGTCCTGATAGCTATTATGAAAATATTTATTGGAAAGGAACTTGGGAACAAGAAGGTGGAGGAGTAGTTATTGACCAGGCTATCCATACTTTAGATCTGTTACAGTGGTTTGTAGGAGAAGTTGATTTCTTAGAAGCTAATATTGCTAATAGAGCTCATGAAACATTAGAGGTAGAAGATATGGCTGAAGGATATATTAAGTTTAAAAATGGTTTAAATGCTTCTTTTCATACAACTAATTTCTATACTTACGATGCAGATGTATTCTTAGAATTGCATGGTACAAAAGGTGTTGTTACAATGGAGAAGGATAAGGTAACAGTTAAACTGGATGAAAAAGAAGAGTATATTGTAGATGAAAGTGATGCCCAGGAAGAAATAGGCAAATCATACTGGGGAATTAGTCATAAACGTCAGATAAATCAGTTTTATGATGCTATTATAAATAATAAGCCTTTAGCTGTTGATGGCCAGGAAGGTAAAAAGGTATTAAAGACTGTACTAGCAATTTATGAAGCAGGTAAGAATAATAAAAGGATTAATTTCTAG
- a CDS encoding LacI family DNA-binding transcriptional regulator, with the protein MALGQAKKEEIMSITMKDIAQIVGVSESTVSRAINNKPGVGEKTRKEILKVANKYNFSPNQLARNLAKQESKMIGLILPDISSLFYSEVARAIQDFALKKGYQVVICNTDGAREQENNYIEWLQSNQIAGAIFLGDRLVSNQIMKLGLSDYPVVLANRLVEGVTLPSVIIDNTSGAYKAMEHLLDKNYQNIALINGPQDNWQAQNRLRGYKQALKDFNLEFNSNLVLHQEWDRESGYQGFLELVKLEEPPEAIFAANDLIAAGVVEAIKMGGYLVPQDIAVVGFEDTVVTSIIDPPLTTVAQPMYQMGTQAVNKLFTLIEDDVRGEEIEILDCELIIREST; encoded by the coding sequence ATGGCCTTGGGCCAAGCTAAAAAGGAGGAAATTATGAGTATTACAATGAAAGACATCGCCCAAATAGTTGGTGTTTCAGAATCAACTGTTTCTCGAGCAATTAATAATAAACCGGGAGTAGGCGAAAAAACAAGAAAAGAAATATTGAAAGTAGCTAATAAATATAATTTTAGTCCTAATCAGTTGGCCCGTAACTTAGCTAAACAAGAAAGTAAAATGATTGGCTTAATTTTACCTGATATCTCAAGTTTGTTTTATTCAGAAGTAGCGAGAGCTATTCAAGATTTTGCTTTAAAGAAAGGATATCAAGTTGTAATTTGTAATACAGATGGAGCTAGAGAACAAGAGAATAATTATATAGAATGGTTACAGAGTAATCAAATAGCTGGTGCTATCTTTTTAGGTGATAGGTTAGTTAGTAATCAAATAATGAAATTAGGTTTAAGTGACTATCCAGTCGTACTAGCTAATCGCCTAGTGGAAGGGGTAACATTACCTTCAGTAATCATTGATAATACTAGTGGTGCTTATAAAGCTATGGAGCATCTGCTGGATAAGAACTATCAAAATATCGCATTAATTAATGGGCCCCAAGATAATTGGCAAGCTCAAAATAGATTACGGGGTTATAAGCAAGCTCTAAAAGATTTTAATTTAGAATTTAATTCTAATCTAGTATTACATCAAGAGTGGGATAGAGAGAGTGGTTACCAAGGTTTTTTAGAGTTAGTTAAGTTAGAAGAACCTCCAGAAGCTATATTTGCAGCTAATGATTTGATAGCTGCTGGGGTAGTAGAAGCAATTAAAATGGGAGGTTATTTAGTTCCTCAAGATATAGCAGTAGTAGGATTTGAGGATACAGTAGTAACATCAATTATAGACCCTCCATTAACGACTGTAGCTCAACCAATGTATCAAATGGGAACTCAAGCTGTTAACAAACTCTTTACTCTAATTGAAGATGATGTTAGAGGAGAAGAGATTGAAATATTAGATTGTGAGTTAATTATTAGAGAATCTACTTAA
- a CDS encoding ABC transporter ATP-binding protein, which translates to MAKVTLNDITKVYRGGDDGPVEAVSKANVDIKDEEFVVLVGPSGCGKSTTLRMVAGLEEITEGELYIGEDIVNDVAPKDRDIAMVFQNYALYPHMNVYDNMAFGLKLRKMDDEVIDKRVKDAARILSIEPLLDRKPKELSGGQRQRVAMGRAIVREPKVFLMDEPLSNLDAKLRVQMRAELQRLHERLQTTTVYVTHDQVEAMTLADRIVVLKDGIIQQVDDPITLYNDPNNMFVAGFIGSPAMNFLDAKIIEKGDSLAITGEGFEVTIPADMSQAMKTLQTYVGKEIVFGIRPEDIMDVDLMEEEPEGDVVKSEVEVVEPMGSEINAHVNVGGQTIIAIVDSESDIEVGDTKELSFDLSKMHIFDSETEEAII; encoded by the coding sequence ATGGCAAAAGTTACTTTAAATGATATTACTAAAGTTTATCGGGGTGGAGATGATGGTCCTGTAGAGGCTGTATCAAAGGCTAATGTTGATATTAAGGATGAAGAATTTGTTGTATTAGTTGGCCCATCTGGATGTGGAAAGTCTACTACTTTAAGAATGGTAGCTGGACTTGAAGAAATTACTGAAGGTGAACTTTACATTGGGGAAGATATAGTAAATGATGTAGCTCCTAAAGATAGAGATATTGCAATGGTATTCCAAAATTATGCTTTATATCCACATATGAATGTATATGATAATATGGCATTTGGTTTAAAATTACGTAAGATGGATGATGAAGTAATTGATAAACGAGTTAAAGATGCTGCTCGAATCTTAAGTATTGAACCATTATTAGATAGAAAGCCGAAAGAATTATCTGGAGGTCAGCGTCAGCGTGTAGCTATGGGGCGAGCTATTGTACGAGAGCCTAAAGTGTTCTTAATGGATGAGCCATTATCTAACTTAGATGCTAAGTTAAGAGTACAAATGAGAGCTGAATTACAAAGACTACACGAAAGATTACAGACAACTACTGTTTATGTAACTCATGATCAGGTAGAGGCAATGACTTTAGCAGATAGAATTGTTGTGCTTAAAGATGGTATCATTCAGCAGGTTGATGATCCAATAACTCTTTATAATGATCCGAATAATATGTTTGTAGCAGGATTTATTGGTAGTCCAGCTATGAATTTCTTAGATGCTAAGATTATAGAAAAGGGTGATAGTTTAGCAATTACAGGAGAAGGTTTTGAGGTGACTATTCCTGCAGATATGTCTCAAGCAATGAAGACTTTACAGACTTATGTCGGTAAAGAAATCGTCTTTGGTATTCGACCTGAAGATATTATGGATGTTGATTTAATGGAAGAAGAACCAGAAGGAGATGTAGTTAAGTCAGAAGTAGAAGTAGTTGAGCCAATGGGATCTGAAATTAATGCTCACGTTAATGTTGGCGGACAAACAATTATAGCAATTGTAGATTCTGAGAGTGACATTGAAGTTGGAGATACTAAAGAATTATCTTTTGATCTTAGTAAGATGCATATCTTTGATTCTGAAACTGAAGAAGCAATTATTTAA
- the yabP gene encoding sporulation protein YabP gives MSKDQELSLFNREKLELNGVTDVQSYDEHEINLETNLGSLLIMGQELHIQHLDLENLKLIVEGHIIELRYDQGSKTKNLFQKLFK, from the coding sequence ATGTCTAAAGATCAAGAACTAAGTCTATTTAATCGTGAAAAGTTAGAGCTAAATGGAGTGACTGATGTTCAAAGTTATGATGAGCATGAAATTAATCTTGAGACTAATTTAGGTAGTTTATTAATTATGGGCCAAGAATTACATATTCAGCATTTAGATTTAGAAAATTTAAAGTTAATTGTTGAGGGTCATATTATAGAGCTTAGGTATGACCAAGGTTCAAAAACTAAAAATTTATTTCAAAAATTATTCAAGTAA
- the yabQ gene encoding spore cortex biosynthesis protein YabQ, which produces MVSLRLQFFTFLNMILVGMVIGIGFDFYRVLRSKVNPLQIFTILFDIVFSLLSAIIIFITLFYSNGGAARGYVFIGVFTGVIIYYLTISNFMIKVLTKLANIIYWIYTKAKKIIIWIYNKSKLIMIKIRRWIKQWGEK; this is translated from the coding sequence ATGGTCTCTTTGCGGTTGCAATTTTTTACTTTTTTAAATATGATATTAGTAGGTATGGTAATTGGAATAGGATTTGATTTTTATCGGGTCTTAAGATCTAAAGTCAATCCACTTCAGATTTTTACTATTTTATTTGATATAGTTTTTTCTTTGTTATCAGCAATTATAATATTTATAACATTATTTTATAGCAATGGTGGAGCGGCTAGAGGTTATGTTTTTATAGGTGTCTTTACAGGAGTGATAATTTATTATCTTACTATTAGTAACTTTATGATTAAGGTGCTTACTAAATTAGCAAATATTATTTATTGGATTTATACTAAAGCTAAGAAGATAATTATCTGGATTTATAATAAAAGCAAGTTAATTATGATTAAAATAAGAAGGTG